The following are encoded together in the Brassica napus cultivar Da-Ae chromosome A9, Da-Ae, whole genome shotgun sequence genome:
- the LOC106421079 gene encoding uncharacterized protein LOC106421079 — translation MAMRLSNDDLSVALVQKPSGKKDGKKHLYNWNDAEIKTISEAAETTQVEICKIICTIEAIDTDWSWFYIGCNRHQKRVNKIPNVDYGRMTKKDKPLFRCEHCRSNINTVGPKFKLHLVVKDDSATCNLMLLGSVGKSIVAVDAEELWDGSYEETEDPEILSEPILSLVGKSFCFGISITSDNVTNSSYTFVVLEVCTGDKVLTIETDSQFNSDMVTTSSTMSSGSAMMLDQISFDECPTPITKRKEDNYDLQDLTSSSKKQCIKIIKQEKIKND, via the exons ATGGCGATGAG GCTGTCAAATGACGATCTCTCTGTTGCTCTGGTCCAAAAACCATCTGGAAAGAAAGATGGTAAAAAGCATTTATACAACTGGAATGATGCTGAGATCAAAACAATTTCAGAAGCCGCTGAGACCACTCAG gTGGAGATTTGCAAAATCATATGTACTATTGAAGCAATAGATACAGATTGGTCTTGGTTCTACATTGGTTGTAACCGACACCAAAAACGTGTCAATAAGATTCCTAATGTGGATTATGGAAGGATGACAAAGAAAGATAAGCCTTTGTTTCGTTGTGAACATTGTCGTTCAAATATCAATACGGTTGGACCCAA attcaAGCTACATTTGGTTGTCAAAGATGACTCTGCAACATGTAATTTGATGTTGCTAGGCTCTGTTGGTAAGTCTATCGTTGCAGTGGATGCTGAAGAATTATGGGATGGCTCTTATGAGGag ACTGAAGATCCAGAGATACTATCAGAACCTATTCTTAGTTTGGTTGGAAAGTCTTTCTGTTTTGGTATTTCCATAACCTCAGACAATGTCACAAATAGTTCATACACTTTTGTTGTTTTAGAGGTTTGTACTGGAGATAAAGTTCTTACTATCGAGACTGACTCTCAATTTAATTCTGATATGGTCACTACTTCTTCCACCATGTCATCTGGATCA GCCATGATGTTGGATCAAATTTCATTTGATGAGTGTCCAACTCCTATAACAAAGCGCAAGGAAGATAATTACGACCTACAGGACCTAACATCTTCTTCTAAGAAACAATGCATCAAGATCATCAAACAAGAGAAGATCAAGAATGATTAG